The Theileria parva strain Muguga chromosome 1, complete sequence, whole genome shotgun sequence DNA window GAATTCTGGACTAAGCCATGTAACATTGGGTCACATATCACTGTATTGTAACAGTTTATTGTACTTTGACAAGCTGGACAATCACATCTTAGATTCTGTGGTTTCTTACATAAACTCAAACAAACTGTTAGATAATGTTAATGACAGtgattttgttaaattggTAAACATTGTTTGGTGCATCTGTATAAATAActctaataatattgaaagCCACATTCCAACGATATCCAATTTGTTAGAAAAGGTAAATTGGGACAAATTCAAGTCACTTTCAAGTTTTAAGGACCTAAGGAAGgtatttttgtttaattttcatatttgACACAATTTTAGATGAACCAAGTACTCACAATTGTCGGAGACCACTTAAGTTCTGAGAATTGTAGACTATCTCCATTACCCAATGACttaattaacttaataACTCAAAGTTGCAGTAATAACATAGACTACAAACTAAACTCAAAAACTCAAGACAAGTTTAGAAGAATTTtgcaaaatttaaacataaGTTTTAAGGCTGAGCATGTTATCAACAACGATATTGTAGTGGATTTCTTACTCCTAAACACCACTGATAGTGCTGAGGCGGTTTTAGCTGATGGAGGAAACGCCGTTTTTCCAGATAATGAGCTATCCCAGGGGAACAGTAATGTGGTAATAGAAATTGATGGGCCATATcactataatatacttcTTGATGAGGAAGACTGTGTTCACGGCGACATAATAAAGTATGGGAACATTAATCTAAGATTAAATGGAAAGACGATTTACCGAAATAATATACTAGCCAAGCTGGGCTATAAACTGATATCCATACCCTGGTTCGTCATACACCAGTACAATAATGACAACGTgtacaattatattaaaaatgtactCAAACagtacaatattaattttaaaccttAAATTACCTTCTTTTTACATTACTTATGAAATTTCTTTATACATAGAGAATGTTGTAGTAGTGCATATTATTGTATCGTTTTACTAAAAAGTTATTGGAGCAGGGGACTTACGAAAGTTGTTAAGCAGCGAGAAATTGACGTTGTACAAGttgttataaattaaatttatatcatCGATTCCAAGGTTAAATTTGTCCCTGATTTGCTTAACTAGGTTGTTCCTCTTGACAATCATGGGAAGCTCAGAGTATATCAACAGCGGTTTGTCCTTTAGTGGTGCATCTAGTAGAGGAAACACCTCTGCCATTTCACAACCAAAGTTTACATCAACTTTCTGCAAGGAAATGAGAAAACTTAGTTTATTACTATGAAAACAGAAGGATTTTGAGGTCCTGCTGGATATGTATTTATCCTCAACTTTTCACTTGATTTGTCCCagagtaaattaaaaaaagaaTATATGctccaaattattatttctaatCAATAAAAACAGTGCATTTAGTTGTTGAAAACTTACGTTTATTATCGTACAATTCGTACAAATACTTTATGTATTGATCACTTatctaataattattagttaaaCTAATacaattgataaaatacattttcaattaataatttcttGACGATATCGTGGTAGTTGAAGTTGATGTTGTATAGGTCAATCATGTCCTAAATCATATTATGATACTAAAAGTACCCAATTGAGCGCGGATTTCATGTTATTTAGTGCAGTTTCATCAATGTTgtagtaaaaattaacattttcagACAACGTCATTAGGTAGTCCTTAAGTATATCTGTCACTACGCTTTCACTCAACAGGTTATTATTGttgttatatttaaatatgttCATCAAAACTCCCATAAACATCCCTAAATCGCCACCTAAGAGgttttatacacattttgtaTCAATATTGAATAGGAGTAGCACCTGGACAGAAGAACGACTTTGAAGAGTTTCTAGAATCCATAGGGGATAAATGATGCTCAGAGATGTAAACAAAATCATTCGGGGGTATGTACAtgaaattatcaattatttCCTTATCGACTTGGTCACAGTTGTGTGTTCTGACCTTTATTTTAGAAGGTCGGctgtaatttattatttcatattattttaatataagaGCAAATAATGGTAATATAAGAGTAAAGAAgggtataaaatattgtttaaaatatatttcaTAGTAAGAAGTTACCATAGTGTGTTAGTTCTGTAAATCATATCTTGAAGGGAT harbors:
- a CDS encoding RAP domain protein, which encodes MYNLIIRRFYTSIIAECGNITLKTMNNTLIKNIIKDNNLLNGLKSEELVNVYYIINKHKFNLNNSLNKLLLTKLISTFQDMDTVNKLKLLNSLYLNNNSTLNIKNTFNVNNVNSISKNLFNNDSTIDTSVLLENLKNKNNPREWRNLVIEYIKTYFLNHIEELSNIRYLCNFIFYISSTINNFTLSNYNFLIQRLNAFLQNSIKNYSNNIVGGVDVITVEGIIQLLWSLQKNNIYHNQLLNNITQSFEEILNSGLSHVTLGHISLYCNSLLYFDKLDNHILDSVVSYINSNKLLDNVNDSDFVKLVNIVWCICINNSNNIESHIPTISNLLEKVNWDKFKSLSSFKDLRKMNQVLTIVGDHLSSENCRLSPLPNDLINLITQSCSNNIDYKLNSKTQDKFRRILQNLNISFKAEHVINNDIVVDFLLLNTTDSAEAVLADGGNAVFPDNELSQGNSNVVIEIDGPYHYNILLDEEDCVHGDIIKYGNINLRLNGKTIYRNNILAKLGYKLISIPWFVIHQYNNDNVYNYIKNVLKQYNINFKP